A genomic stretch from Polyangium spumosum includes:
- a CDS encoding TonB C-terminal domain-containing protein → MSADAAARPKGDFRTHEIAIAVICAVAMQGGALFLLRAADLDRPALAPEIDKGPSIPVKVVPVLDLDAAPALKLGGKRDPAKLPDRWLKPRAKRRVEEKAFVSTKAEKTEEAIPPKEIEVAEAKTPVPPPDAELAKVVETPIAEEPAKVEPPPNVDEKGHEDGVRGGTEMDPLKARAVDIYREKIRGWFSRRFRVSGSGLSPEEITKFRVAATVTLSGGRSVASFAIVSSGQAAFDAAARSALESARGEELPPPPENYPDIVQSQISLTFTCTPSLCD, encoded by the coding sequence GTGAGCGCGGACGCGGCGGCGCGACCCAAGGGCGATTTCAGGACGCACGAGATCGCGATCGCCGTGATCTGCGCGGTGGCGATGCAAGGCGGGGCGCTCTTTTTGCTGCGCGCGGCGGACCTCGATCGTCCGGCGCTGGCGCCGGAGATCGACAAGGGGCCGAGCATTCCGGTGAAGGTGGTGCCCGTGCTCGATCTCGACGCGGCGCCGGCCTTGAAGCTCGGCGGAAAGCGGGATCCGGCGAAGCTGCCGGACAGGTGGCTGAAGCCTCGCGCGAAGCGCCGCGTGGAGGAAAAAGCGTTCGTCTCGACGAAGGCGGAGAAGACCGAGGAGGCCATTCCGCCGAAAGAGATCGAGGTCGCCGAGGCGAAGACGCCCGTGCCGCCGCCCGACGCGGAGCTCGCGAAGGTGGTCGAGACGCCGATCGCCGAGGAGCCTGCGAAGGTGGAGCCGCCGCCGAACGTGGATGAAAAAGGCCACGAGGACGGCGTGCGCGGCGGGACGGAGATGGATCCGCTGAAGGCGCGCGCGGTGGACATCTACCGGGAGAAGATCCGGGGCTGGTTCAGCCGCAGGTTCCGCGTCTCGGGGTCGGGTTTGTCCCCCGAGGAGATCACGAAGTTCCGCGTCGCCGCGACGGTGACGCTCTCGGGCGGTCGGTCGGTCGCGAGCTTCGCGATCGTATCGAGCGGCCAGGCGGCGTTCGACGCCGCGGCGCGGTCCGCGCTGGAGAGCGCGAGGGGGGAGGAATTGCCGCCCCCGCCCGAGAATTACCCGGACATCGTTCAGAGCCAGATATCGTTGACCTTCACCTGCACGCCTTCGCTATGCGATTGA
- a CDS encoding biopolymer transporter ExbD, translating to MAMSSGGGRRSRGKGFGDINITPLVDVMLVLLVVFMVTAPLLASGLRVELPQVEATEAPVKDTKLVVTVTKEEKILFGEDDVTASVEDVLATNPRVQKEKELYIRADKDARYAAVARVVAAARSAGVLGLNLLVEPEPDEAREASR from the coding sequence ATGGCCATGTCGAGCGGCGGGGGAAGGCGGAGCCGGGGAAAAGGGTTCGGCGATATCAACATCACGCCGCTCGTCGACGTGATGCTCGTCCTCCTCGTGGTGTTCATGGTGACGGCGCCCTTGCTCGCGTCGGGGCTGCGGGTCGAATTGCCGCAAGTCGAGGCCACGGAGGCGCCCGTCAAGGACACGAAGCTCGTCGTGACGGTGACCAAGGAGGAAAAAATCCTCTTCGGGGAGGACGACGTGACGGCGAGCGTGGAGGACGTGCTCGCGACGAACCCGCGGGTGCAAAAAGAAAAAGAGCTCTACATCCGCGCCGACAAGGACGCGCGGTACGCGGCCGTGGCACGTGTGGTCGCGGCGGCGCGCTCGGCGGGCGTGCTCGGGCTCAATTTGCTGGTCGAGCCGGAGCCGGACGAGGCGCGGGAGGCTTCGCGGTGA
- a CDS encoding MotA/TolQ/ExbB proton channel family protein encodes MIDTPLENAAAPIRLDPVSLVLHASGPVFVVVWMLVAAAVMVWVIALLKMLQIGRLSRAERRFEQEAKHALSADALFAAASRYQDAPGAVVVLELGKRAGSPKLLDSVAKRALVDQEQRAGSLMASLSTIAAAAPFVGLFGTVYGIMDAFLRIGQAKSASLPVVAPAIGEALIATAIGLAAAIPAVVAYNALNKRIDALLSAIEAASEGWVALVAEVPATLPKPGPQGP; translated from the coding sequence ATGATCGATACGCCCCTCGAAAACGCCGCGGCGCCGATCCGCCTGGATCCGGTCTCGCTCGTCCTGCACGCGTCCGGGCCCGTGTTCGTCGTGGTCTGGATGCTGGTCGCCGCGGCGGTCATGGTCTGGGTCATCGCGCTCCTGAAGATGCTCCAGATCGGCCGGTTGAGCCGCGCGGAGCGGCGCTTCGAGCAGGAGGCGAAGCACGCGCTCTCGGCGGACGCGCTCTTCGCCGCGGCGAGCCGTTATCAGGACGCGCCGGGCGCCGTGGTCGTGCTCGAGCTCGGGAAGCGCGCGGGCAGCCCGAAATTGCTCGACTCCGTGGCCAAACGCGCGCTCGTCGATCAGGAGCAGCGGGCCGGCTCGCTGATGGCCTCGCTCTCCACGATCGCCGCGGCCGCGCCGTTCGTCGGCCTGTTCGGCACGGTGTACGGGATCATGGATGCATTCTTGCGGATCGGGCAGGCGAAGAGCGCGAGCCTGCCGGTCGTGGCGCCGGCGATCGGCGAGGCGTTGATCGCGACGGCGATCGGGCTCGCGGCGGCCATCCCGGCGGTCGTGGCCTACAACGCGCTGAACAAGCGGATCGACGCGCTGCTCTCGGCGATCGAGGCGGCGAGCGAGGGCTGGGTCGCGCTCGTCGCCGAGGTGCCGGCGACGCTCCCGAAGCCGGGCCCGCAAGGCCCCTGA
- a CDS encoding OmpA family protein, whose protein sequence is MSRFKVVTLLSTTLAALSIGCGSDPVAAPNTAAVALPANLAATEPPAVAAQAAPVKKDKATPTAGSVHIEDRILKVCGDIPRARFAFDSSEVEPEATKALEALARCFTTGPLAGKGMKLVGHADPRGETEYNFGLGQKRAGNVADFLGKKGLEKSRLETSSRGEIEASGVDEEGWAQDRKVDVYLAD, encoded by the coding sequence ATGTCGCGTTTCAAGGTCGTCACCCTCCTCAGCACCACGCTCGCCGCGCTCTCGATCGGTTGTGGCTCGGACCCCGTCGCCGCGCCGAACACGGCCGCCGTGGCCCTGCCGGCGAACCTCGCGGCCACCGAGCCTCCCGCCGTGGCCGCTCAGGCCGCGCCCGTGAAAAAGGACAAGGCGACGCCGACGGCCGGGTCGGTCCACATCGAGGATCGTATCCTGAAGGTGTGCGGCGACATCCCGCGGGCGCGCTTCGCGTTCGACTCGTCGGAGGTCGAGCCGGAGGCGACGAAGGCGCTCGAGGCGCTCGCCCGGTGCTTCACGACGGGCCCGCTCGCCGGCAAAGGAATGAAGCTCGTGGGCCACGCGGATCCGCGCGGGGAGACCGAATACAACTTCGGCCTCGGCCAGAAGCGGGCCGGCAACGTGGCGGACTTCCTGGGCAAGAAGGGGCTCGAAAAGTCGCGCCTGGAGACGTCGTCGCGCGGGGAAATCGAGGCGAGCGGGGTCGACGAGGAGGGCTGGGCCCAGGATCGCAAGGTCGACGTGTATCTCGCCGACTGA
- a CDS encoding NAD(P)H-dependent flavin oxidoreductase has protein sequence MPIPRILEGHLTLPVIGAPMFIVSGPELVIAQCKAGVVGSFPALNARPKEQLEAWIVRIKNELAQHRAEHPGARVAPFAVNQIAHRSNDRLEHDVEVCVRHEVPIIITSLRPPAEIVKAVHSYGGIVLHDVINVRHAEKAVEEGVDGLILVCAGAGGHAGTLSPFALVNEVRRFYQGTICLAGAISTGRDVLAAQSFGADLAYVGTRFIATEEANAMPEYKKMLVETTAKDIVYSSLFTGIHGNYLKPAVANNGLDPDNLPSADKSTMNFGSGGNMAAKAWRDIWSAGQGVGSITDAPRVETLVGRMRAEYDAAYADLAGRAAAFRG, from the coding sequence ATGCCGATTCCCCGTATCCTCGAAGGCCACCTCACGCTCCCCGTGATTGGCGCGCCCATGTTCATCGTCTCCGGCCCCGAGCTCGTCATCGCCCAGTGCAAGGCCGGCGTCGTCGGCTCCTTCCCGGCGCTCAACGCGCGCCCGAAAGAGCAGCTCGAGGCGTGGATCGTGCGCATCAAGAACGAGCTCGCCCAGCACCGCGCGGAACACCCCGGGGCGCGCGTCGCGCCGTTCGCCGTCAATCAGATCGCGCACCGCTCCAATGACCGGCTCGAGCACGACGTCGAGGTCTGCGTCCGGCACGAGGTGCCGATCATCATCACGAGCCTGCGCCCGCCGGCCGAGATCGTGAAGGCCGTGCATTCCTACGGCGGCATCGTGCTCCACGACGTGATCAACGTGCGGCACGCCGAGAAGGCGGTCGAGGAGGGCGTGGACGGCCTCATCCTTGTCTGCGCCGGCGCGGGCGGCCACGCCGGCACGCTCTCGCCGTTCGCGCTCGTCAACGAGGTGCGCCGCTTCTACCAGGGCACGATTTGCCTCGCCGGCGCGATCTCCACGGGCCGCGACGTCCTCGCCGCGCAATCGTTCGGCGCCGACCTCGCCTACGTCGGCACGCGCTTCATCGCGACCGAGGAGGCGAACGCGATGCCCGAATACAAGAAGATGCTCGTCGAGACGACGGCGAAGGACATCGTGTATTCGTCCCTCTTCACCGGCATCCACGGCAATTACCTGAAGCCCGCCGTCGCGAACAATGGCCTCGACCCGGACAACCTCCCCTCCGCGGACAAGTCCACCATGAACTTCGGCTCCGGCGGCAACATGGCCGCGAAGGCCTGGCGCGACATCTGGAGCGCGGGTCAGGGCGTCGGGAGCATCACGGACGCGCCGCGCGTCGAGACGCTCGTCGGCCGCATGCGCGCCGAATACGACGCCGCGTACGCGGACCTCGCCGGCCGGGCCGCGGCGTTCCGCGGATAG
- a CDS encoding nuclear transport factor 2 family protein: MEWSRDEVHAVVKSSPDRVAAHDKAGWVGLFADGAVVEDPVGGPPARKGADGRDGDDELGRFYDVYIAPNDIRFEVLADVVQGLTVVRDVNIETRTPNGARVELPAYLIYELGEVSGALRVKRMRAFWALRGVTMSALRGGPRTLIAMTQLTGRMLAIQGFSSVSTYLEGLWRGIFERGHEAARELARGIGERDLAGLRGLFVDDEPRIEIDPGERFSSHGLLNALGQGASLEVDAPISAGFFTAFRCSLTALGSRRRGIGLLEFDPHTRSCAEARLFLE; the protein is encoded by the coding sequence ATGGAATGGAGCCGGGACGAGGTGCACGCGGTCGTGAAGAGCTCCCCCGACCGCGTGGCGGCGCACGACAAGGCAGGCTGGGTGGGGCTCTTCGCGGACGGCGCGGTCGTCGAGGACCCGGTGGGCGGCCCGCCCGCGCGCAAGGGCGCGGACGGGCGCGACGGCGACGACGAGCTCGGGCGGTTTTACGACGTCTACATCGCCCCGAACGACATCCGCTTCGAGGTGCTCGCGGACGTGGTGCAAGGGCTCACGGTGGTGCGCGACGTGAACATCGAGACGCGCACGCCGAACGGCGCGCGCGTGGAGCTGCCCGCGTATTTGATCTACGAGCTCGGCGAGGTCTCGGGCGCGCTGCGCGTGAAGCGGATGCGGGCCTTCTGGGCGCTGCGCGGCGTGACCATGAGCGCGCTAAGAGGCGGGCCGCGCACGCTGATCGCGATGACGCAGCTCACGGGGAGAATGCTGGCGATCCAGGGTTTTTCCAGCGTGTCGACGTACCTCGAGGGGCTCTGGCGGGGGATCTTCGAGCGAGGGCACGAGGCGGCGCGGGAGCTCGCCCGCGGGATCGGAGAGCGCGACCTCGCGGGGCTCCGGGGGCTCTTCGTGGACGACGAGCCGCGGATCGAGATCGATCCGGGCGAGCGATTCTCGTCCCATGGCCTCTTGAACGCCCTCGGGCAGGGCGCGTCGCTCGAGGTCGACGCGCCGATCTCCGCCGGGTTTTTCACGGCGTTCCGGTGCTCGCTCACGGCCTTGGGATCCCGGCGGCGGGGGATCGGGCTGCTCGAATTCGACCCCCACACGCGGTCCTGCGCCGAGGCGCGGCTGTTTCTGGAATGA
- a CDS encoding pyridoxamine 5'-phosphate oxidase family protein: MAKDGNGHAAAMRKLRRLVKGIRVAMMTTTTEDGTLHSRPMATSEALDEDGALWFFTSAETEKVREINADHHVNVAYSDPENDRYVSITGMARVVRNKEKMQKLWSPMLRIWFPRGLDEPDIALLRVEVERAEYWDPSAGLLSAIVSRVRSAVTGNPGFPARHGRIDLRPEEETQRAA; encoded by the coding sequence ATGGCGAAAGACGGCAATGGTCACGCGGCGGCGATGCGAAAGCTGAGGCGGCTCGTGAAGGGCATCCGCGTGGCGATGATGACCACGACCACCGAGGACGGCACCCTCCACAGCCGCCCGATGGCCACGAGCGAGGCCCTCGACGAGGACGGCGCGCTCTGGTTCTTCACGTCCGCGGAGACCGAGAAGGTGCGCGAGATCAACGCCGACCACCACGTCAACGTCGCCTACTCCGACCCCGAGAACGATCGATACGTCTCGATCACGGGAATGGCTCGGGTCGTCCGCAACAAGGAGAAAATGCAAAAACTCTGGAGCCCGATGTTACGCATCTGGTTCCCGCGTGGCCTCGACGAGCCCGACATCGCGCTCCTTCGTGTCGAGGTCGAGCGCGCGGAGTACTGGGATCCCTCGGCGGGCCTGCTCTCGGCCATCGTGAGCCGCGTGCGCTCGGCCGTGACCGGCAATCCGGGTTTTCCGGCGCGGCACGGCCGGATCGACCTCCGGCCCGAGGAGGAGACGCAACGCGCGGCCTGA
- a CDS encoding hsp70 family protein translates to MSARRIVGIDLGTTHTVVAWADPASAAAPEVFPVPQLVSAGEVEAQPLFPSFLYAPISGEVLPDPFGDAPWVLGVHARRRGGEVAGRLVASSKSWLAHAGVDRTAPILPWGAGEDDEALPRLSPVDAASRLLLHIKRAWNEAFLAYPLEKQDVVLTVPASFDEDARELTVEAARRAGLEVRLLEEPQAAFYDYMARAGKDELAALCQRSGGEALVLVCDVGGGTTDLSLIRVRPGEQRGAIEVERVAVGKHLLLGGDNMDLALAHLCESRLVESPDRLPPARFGQLVLACRAAKERLLGGDPPEDVAVTVLGKGARLIGSALSTRLAREEAERVVLDGFLPPASLADRPRRGGSALVAFGLPYERDVAITRHVAHFFARHAPGAPAPHALLLNGGVFRAKRIPERLADAIGAWGASRPEILPHADPDLAVARGAVVYGLSLLGRGVRIGGGSARGYYLGLSAGASGQRQAVCVVPRGAREGIRYDVPGRTFSLTVGRPARFPMYTSDEALDLPGAVVTPDLERFSALPPVSSAFEPGARPGEVTVSLAGELSAIGTLELACVETGADAGRRFRLTWDLRETSPDTAVETEGGVSSGKSTRPSAPVGGKRLEDAREAIARIYGKGRADVTPREVKDLVRELERILGERPTWTAETNRALFDVLWPGHKGRRRSADHERVFWQLAGYTLRPGFGHVLDEERAANLFSLFHERVVFAQEARTWQHFWIAWRRIAGGLEEAAQVAIRDLVDPFLAPSEKRLKKPKGIRAEPDADVVDLASSLERAPPGRRTELGGYLLERTWTERDPRIWAAIGRIGARVPAYASAHHVIPPNVAERWLDHLLREKWAEMPTAPRAAMEMARLTGDRARDVSERVRRDVERRLVAAGAREEWVQAVREVVAVEEADRAAFYGEGLPVGIRLVS, encoded by the coding sequence ATGAGCGCGCGGCGTATCGTCGGGATCGATCTCGGCACGACACATACCGTGGTCGCCTGGGCCGACCCGGCGAGCGCCGCGGCGCCCGAGGTCTTTCCGGTCCCCCAGCTCGTGAGCGCCGGCGAGGTCGAGGCCCAGCCGCTCTTTCCGTCGTTTCTTTATGCGCCCATTTCCGGGGAGGTGCTGCCCGATCCGTTCGGCGACGCGCCCTGGGTGCTCGGCGTCCACGCGCGGCGGCGCGGCGGTGAGGTCGCGGGCAGGCTCGTCGCCTCGTCGAAGAGCTGGCTCGCGCACGCAGGCGTCGATCGCACCGCGCCCATTTTGCCTTGGGGCGCGGGCGAGGACGACGAGGCATTGCCTCGCCTGTCCCCGGTCGACGCGGCTTCTCGGCTGCTCTTGCACATCAAGCGCGCGTGGAACGAGGCGTTCCTCGCGTATCCGCTGGAGAAGCAGGACGTCGTCTTGACCGTGCCCGCGTCGTTCGACGAGGACGCGCGTGAGCTCACGGTGGAGGCCGCGCGGCGCGCCGGGCTCGAGGTGCGGCTGCTCGAGGAGCCGCAGGCCGCCTTTTACGATTACATGGCCCGGGCCGGCAAGGACGAGCTCGCGGCGCTTTGCCAGCGGAGCGGCGGCGAGGCGCTCGTGCTCGTCTGCGACGTCGGCGGAGGGACCACGGATCTCTCCCTGATTCGTGTTCGTCCGGGCGAACAACGCGGGGCCATTGAAGTGGAGCGCGTCGCCGTGGGAAAACACCTCCTGCTCGGCGGCGACAACATGGACCTCGCGCTCGCGCACCTCTGCGAGAGCCGCCTCGTGGAATCGCCGGATCGGTTGCCCCCGGCGCGCTTCGGTCAGCTCGTGCTCGCCTGCCGGGCCGCGAAAGAGAGGCTGCTCGGCGGGGATCCTCCGGAGGACGTCGCGGTCACCGTGCTCGGGAAGGGCGCGCGCCTCATTGGCTCCGCGCTCTCCACGCGCCTCGCGCGTGAGGAGGCCGAGCGGGTCGTGCTCGACGGCTTCTTGCCGCCCGCCTCGCTCGCCGATCGCCCGCGCCGCGGCGGCAGCGCGCTCGTCGCCTTCGGCCTGCCGTACGAGCGGGACGTCGCCATCACCCGCCACGTCGCCCATTTCTTCGCGCGCCACGCCCCCGGCGCGCCCGCGCCGCACGCGTTGCTCCTGAACGGCGGCGTCTTTCGCGCCAAACGTATCCCCGAGCGGCTCGCCGACGCGATCGGGGCCTGGGGCGCCTCTCGTCCGGAGATCCTGCCACACGCGGACCCGGATCTCGCCGTCGCGCGTGGCGCCGTGGTGTATGGCCTGTCCCTGCTCGGTCGGGGCGTGCGTATTGGAGGCGGCTCGGCGCGCGGGTATTACCTGGGCCTCTCGGCGGGGGCCTCGGGGCAGCGGCAGGCCGTCTGCGTGGTCCCGCGCGGCGCGCGCGAGGGCATCCGTTATGACGTGCCCGGACGAACGTTCTCCCTCACGGTCGGCCGGCCCGCGCGATTCCCGATGTACACGTCGGACGAGGCGCTCGACCTGCCGGGCGCGGTCGTCACGCCGGATCTGGAGCGTTTCTCCGCGTTACCGCCCGTCTCCTCGGCCTTCGAGCCGGGCGCGCGTCCCGGCGAGGTGACCGTCTCGCTCGCGGGCGAGCTCAGCGCGATTGGCACGCTGGAGCTCGCCTGCGTCGAGACCGGCGCCGACGCAGGCCGGCGTTTTCGTTTGACCTGGGATCTACGCGAGACGAGCCCCGACACCGCCGTGGAGACCGAAGGCGGGGTCTCCTCGGGCAAATCGACGCGGCCGAGCGCGCCGGTCGGGGGCAAACGATTGGAGGACGCGCGCGAGGCGATCGCGCGCATCTATGGCAAGGGCCGGGCGGACGTCACGCCGCGCGAGGTGAAGGACCTCGTGCGCGAGCTCGAGCGGATCCTCGGCGAGCGGCCCACGTGGACGGCCGAGACGAACCGCGCCCTCTTCGACGTGTTATGGCCGGGTCACAAGGGCCGGCGGCGCTCGGCCGATCACGAGCGTGTCTTCTGGCAGCTCGCCGGGTACACGCTCCGCCCCGGCTTCGGGCACGTGCTCGACGAGGAGCGCGCGGCGAACCTTTTTTCGCTTTTCCACGAGCGCGTGGTGTTCGCGCAGGAGGCGCGCACCTGGCAGCATTTCTGGATCGCCTGGCGGCGCATCGCGGGCGGGCTCGAGGAGGCGGCGCAGGTGGCCATTCGCGACCTCGTCGATCCGTTCCTCGCGCCGAGCGAGAAGCGATTGAAGAAACCCAAGGGCATCCGCGCCGAGCCCGACGCGGACGTCGTGGACCTCGCCTCGTCCCTGGAGCGCGCGCCACCCGGGCGGCGGACCGAGCTCGGCGGGTATTTGCTGGAGCGGACCTGGACCGAGCGGGATCCGCGGATCTGGGCGGCGATCGGGCGCATCGGCGCGCGGGTGCCCGCGTATGCGAGCGCGCACCACGTCATCCCGCCGAACGTGGCCGAGCGCTGGCTCGACCACCTCCTGCGCGAGAAATGGGCCGAGATGCCCACGGCGCCGCGGGCGGCGATGGAAATGGCCAGGTTGACGGGCGACCGCGCGCGGGACGTGTCGGAGCGGGTGCGCCGCGACGTCGAGCGGAGGCTCGTCGCCGCGGGCGCGCGCGAGGAATGGGTGCAGGCCGTGCGGGAGGTCGTCGCGGTGGAGGAGGCGGATCGGGCGGCCTTTTATGGCGAGGGGTTGCCCGTGGGGATCCGCCTCGTATCGTGA
- a CDS encoding Hsp70 family protein has protein sequence MTARFVVGIDLGTTHSALAFAETAASSARPDVLPILQLVARGTQEERTLLPSFYYAAHESEGAQGLPWDAERTFVVGEYARTRGIDAPIRLVSSAKSWLSHAGVDRRSALLPLGAPEDVEKISPVEASWRYLEHLAEAWLYKHGKEFSLPEQEIVLTVPASFDAAARDLTVEAAGLAGFEDLTLLEEPQAALYAWIDAAGEDWRKYIHPGDVILVVDVGGGTTDFSAIAATEVNGSLALERVAVGDHILLGGDNMDLALAHVARQKLVAEGKELDRWQMIALTHSARVAKERLLSDASIPSLPVVVPSRGAKLLGASLRTELLQAEVAKILVDGFFPVVAGNARPAQRARGGLTQLGLPYAQDPGVTRHLAAFLGRHARALDRIEGFPRREGSKENTLLHPTVLLFNGGVMKGKVLVDRIVSTLNTWLEADGGAPVRVLPAADLDLAVARGAATYGLVRKGRGLRIRGGTARAYYVGIESAVPAVPGIEPPITALCVAPFGMEEGTEAALPPQELGVVVGEPVRFRFFGSSVRRDDPAGLELESWGEGELDELSPMEVTLPADGRREGDVVPVRLRSSVTEVGTLLVEAVPIEPQKPGEKWKVELGVRAHGGEVAVEG, from the coding sequence CCATTCTCCAGCTCGTCGCCCGCGGCACGCAGGAGGAGCGCACCCTCCTGCCTTCGTTTTATTACGCCGCCCACGAGAGCGAGGGCGCACAGGGTTTGCCCTGGGACGCCGAGCGCACCTTCGTCGTGGGTGAATATGCACGCACGCGGGGCATCGACGCGCCCATCCGGCTCGTGTCGAGCGCGAAGAGCTGGCTCTCGCATGCCGGCGTGGATCGGCGATCGGCGCTGCTCCCGCTCGGCGCGCCCGAGGATGTCGAGAAGATCTCGCCCGTCGAGGCCTCGTGGCGATATCTGGAGCACCTCGCCGAGGCCTGGTTGTACAAACACGGCAAAGAGTTTTCGCTCCCCGAGCAGGAGATCGTGCTCACGGTGCCCGCCTCCTTCGACGCGGCCGCGCGGGATCTCACGGTCGAGGCCGCGGGGCTCGCCGGGTTCGAGGACCTCACGCTCCTCGAGGAGCCGCAGGCCGCGCTTTATGCCTGGATCGACGCCGCGGGGGAGGACTGGCGCAAATACATCCACCCCGGTGACGTGATCCTCGTCGTCGACGTCGGCGGCGGCACCACCGATTTTTCGGCCATCGCCGCGACCGAGGTGAATGGCTCGCTCGCGCTCGAGCGCGTGGCCGTGGGGGATCACATCTTGCTCGGCGGCGACAACATGGATCTCGCGCTCGCCCACGTCGCGCGGCAGAAGCTCGTCGCGGAGGGCAAGGAGCTCGATCGGTGGCAGATGATCGCGCTCACGCATTCGGCGCGTGTGGCCAAGGAGCGCCTCCTCTCGGACGCGTCGATCCCGAGCTTGCCCGTCGTCGTGCCGAGCCGCGGCGCGAAGCTGCTCGGCGCGTCGCTCCGGACCGAGCTCTTGCAGGCCGAGGTCGCGAAGATCCTCGTCGACGGGTTCTTTCCGGTCGTCGCGGGCAATGCCCGCCCCGCGCAACGCGCGCGCGGCGGCCTCACCCAGCTCGGCTTGCCGTATGCGCAGGACCCGGGCGTCACCCGCCACCTCGCCGCGTTCCTCGGCAGGCACGCGCGCGCGCTCGATCGGATCGAAGGGTTTCCGCGGCGCGAGGGGTCGAAGGAGAACACGCTCCTGCACCCGACGGTCTTGCTCTTCAATGGCGGCGTGATGAAGGGCAAGGTCCTCGTCGATCGGATCGTCTCCACCTTGAATACCTGGCTCGAAGCGGACGGCGGCGCGCCGGTGCGGGTGTTGCCCGCGGCCGATCTCGACCTCGCCGTCGCGCGGGGCGCGGCCACGTACGGGCTCGTGCGCAAGGGCCGGGGTCTGCGTATTCGTGGCGGTACGGCGCGGGCGTATTACGTGGGCATCGAGAGCGCCGTGCCGGCCGTGCCCGGCATCGAGCCGCCGATCACCGCGCTTTGTGTCGCTCCTTTTGGCATGGAGGAGGGCACCGAGGCGGCCTTGCCGCCGCAGGAGCTCGGCGTGGTGGTCGGCGAGCCCGTGCGATTTCGTTTCTTCGGCTCCTCGGTGCGCCGGGACGACCCGGCCGGGCTCGAGCTCGAATCGTGGGGCGAGGGCGAGCTCGACGAGCTCTCGCCCATGGAGGTCACCTTGCCGGCCGACGGTCGTCGCGAGGGGGACGTCGTGCCCGTGCGGCTCCGGTCGAGCGTCACCGAGGTCGGGACCTTGCTCGTCGAGGCCGTGCCGATCGAGCCCCAGAAGCCGGGCGAGAAGTGGAAAGTGGAGCTCGGCGTTCGCGCGCACGGCGGCGAGGTCGCCGTGGAGGGATAG